AGACGACCTTGGTGCTTGACGCGTTCATGGAAATGTCTCACGAGAAGGATGGCGATATGACTTTTCCCAGGTATTATAATGGGATGCTTTTCATCATTCTCTATGGCTGCATGCATAAGTCTCCCTCCTACTCTCAAGAGGCCGTCTTGGTCCAGTGTTGGATTCAGCTTCCTCAGTGTGCTTGCACGGGAAACTTCTCTTCCAGAGGGCAATTCCTGAATTTCATCTTTGTAGGCATCCTGCTGTACTGCCTTAATAATGACCATTCTGGACTTTGAGAGGTGCTCGGGCGTTTGAGGTCTTGTGCAGTAGTGCCAGCCATGACACTCACCCCGTTGTTCCTTAGGAACTTTGAACGAATCCACGATGTGAATGAGAAGGCCAATGGCACGAGCAAGAGACCTCCATGTTGAAAACTTCTCAAAACGTTGAGAACTGAGATGAggctactctgtgtgtgttctcaagGCTGTGCAGTTTGGACGCACTTCCACATCCGTGTCTGGGTCAACTAACACGAAGGACTCCATGCTGACAGGAGGCTCTCCTGTAAACTTCTTGAGAAAGGCTGGACCAGTGAGCCAAGTAGACTCTTTCAAGTCTGATACATGGAGTGATCTTGTTGCGTGGTCAGCAGGGTTGAGACTGGTTGGAACATAATGCCACTGCTCTGGCGTGGTTGACTTCCGAATCCTCTGAACACGATTACTAACATACACGTAGAACCACCTTTTTTGGTTGTGTATGTAGCCTAGTACGACTCTGCTATCAGTGTAGAACTCGAGGGCATGCAGAGTTATGCCCATCTCACTGACTATGAACTCTGATAGCTCAACTGCTAGGACTGCCGCCCCTAGCTCAAGTCGAGGGACTGTATGGGCGGTAAGGGGAGCGAGCTTAGCTTTGCCCAGGATGAAGCTGACATGACAGGTTCTGTGACAGTCTACTACCTTTAAGTATGCCACTGCTGcgattgccatggtggaggcaTCTGAGAAGACATGAACTTCGAACCTTTGTACTGAAGTGAGTGAGACACTACAGTATGTTCGGGGTATTTCAAAGTCTGCAAGATCTTGCAAGGAGTTCTTCCATGCTGTCCATTCACCTTTCCTTTCCATAGGGAGCGCAGTATCCCAATCAGTAAAACCTGCAGTCAGTTCGCGAAGCAGAAACTTGCCATACACAGTGACAGGAGCAATGATGCCAAGTGGATCAAATACACTATTCACGGTTGACAGCACACCCCTACGTGTATAGGGCTTGTCTTCAGAGGCTATACGGTAAGTAAATGTGTCGTTTGTGAGATCCCAACTCAGACCCAGGCTTCTCTGAATCATGGGAGTGTCTACTTCCAGGTCCAGATCTTTAAGTTTCTTTGCATGATCCGTTGCCGGGAATGCATCCATTACCGCTGGGTTGTTCGATGCAATTTTATGCAATCTCAGATTGAAGTCTGCCAGCATGTCTTGTGTTCTTCTCAAGAGGTCCACAGCACAGTCTACTGTTGGAAGAGACTTTAGGCCATCATCCACGTAGAAATTGTGGTCCACAAAGTCTCTGGCATCTTTCCCAAATTCAGTCTCCCCACACTGGGCTGTTCGACAGAGTCCATATATCGCCACTGCAGGTGACGGACTGTTTCCGAATACATGGACTCGCATCCTATATTCCACCATGGGTTTTGACAGGTCATTGTCGGCATGCCAGAGAAATCTGAGAAAATTGCGATGGCCTTCTCTGaccagaaaactgtgaaacatTTGTTCCACGTCAGCTGTAACAGCAACTGCTTCCTGCCTGAAACGTATTAGCACACCTAGTAGGCTGTTGTTCAAGTCAGGCCCGGTAAGTAGCACATGATTCAAAGAGATACCTTCATGCTGAGCGCTGGAATCAAAAACAACCCGTATTTGACCGGGCTTGCGGGGGTGGTAAACACCAAACATAGGTAAGTACCACACTTCCTCATTTTCCTTCACAGGTGGGGCCAGTTCTGCATGGTTCCGGTCGAATATCTTTTGCATGAATGTGATGAAGTGGTCGCGCATCTGTGGCTTTCTCTTCAGCGTTCGACTAAGAGATCTGAAGCGCTGCAGTGCCTGCTCTCTGTTATTAGGAAGCCGCTGGCGAGATGGACGAAACGGGAGAGGTGCGACCCAGCTATTGGAGCTGTCCACAAACATTTCTTTATCCATTAACTCCATGAACATCCTATCCTCTATGAATGCAATGCTGTCATCATGTTGAGTCCGCTCAAAGATGTTGCTGCCAAAGTTGCACCCTGTGCTTGTAGATTGAAAGAGTCTCTGCCTGTGTTCAGGTGGGACAGAGTGGGTCTTGGCAGTGAATCTCTCTGTGACTTGTATCCGGTTGGGGCATGGTGTGCACAGACGTGGACGTCCATTCATAAGAATGCTTGTGCGAAAGGTGTTGATTTCAGCTGGCTTATGTGCAGAGCCTAGGCAGACATTTCCCACTATTACCCACCCGAAGTCAAGCCGTTGCGCGTAAGGGGCATTGTAGGGGCCATTGCGTTGTTCCCTAACTTTGTGAGAGCAAAGGATATCTCTTCCCAAAAGCAGCAGGATTTTGGCCTCTGGGACAATAGCTGGAATCTCATGCGCAACCCGTTTCAGATGAGTGAAATAGTGGGCAATCTCTGGTGAAGGAATCTCTGAACGATCGTCAGGTATGTAGTTGCATTCTATGAGTGTCGGAAGAAACACCTGTGTCTTGCCGTCCAATGACAGTGCCTGGAACCCCGTCGCACGTCTCCCAGCTGTTTCTGTGATGCCAGCACAAGTGCGGAGGGTGTAAGGGTGACTTTCGCTCTTAACCTTGAATAGGTCGAAAAACTCAGACTTTGCTAGTGAGCGGTTGCTCTGTTCATCAAGAACTACATACATCTTGACAGCATCCTCTTCGTAGCCACATAGAAAGACTTTAACTAAACAAATCTTGGAGCAGGTCTTGGGGCTCGCCCCTGCACCACAGATTTCAGACCACAGGTTGTGCGTTTTCCTCCCCGCCATGCTCTCCTGCAGCGTTCTCTCGTTGCCAGGGTGGTGGTCCTGGGTGAAGTGCAGTTGTGTGCttaacactctcacactcattaCATTTAACAACCGCCTTGCAGTCTTTAGCTAGGTGCGTAGTGGAAGAACAGCAACGATAGCACACCCCATTGTCTTTAAGAAAGGCTTTACGCTCTTCCAGGGGCTTTGCCCGAAATCCCCGACATCGCTTGAGAGGGTGGGGCTTGTTCTTGTGGAAGAGACAGTGCTTGCCAGGATCAACAGGTGTGTCAGAGGCACTGCAAGCAGGTGGGGATTCAACTGTTGAAGCTACTTCAGTTTTGTGAGCAGCGATGGCTATCTTCCTTTGAGGCTGTTTCTTGAAGCCAACGTCAGGTTTTGCTTGGCTCATGCCAGAGCTGAAGTTGAAGCTCGGGTCGTTCCTCGCCTGCGCTTCTGTGCATACGAAGTCTGTAAAGAATGAGAACGGCGGGAATGACacattatgttttcttttatATTGTGAACCCTGATTTATCCATTTTTCCTGCAAGGGATATGGCAGCTTTTCAATGATTGGGTTGACACCTCTTGACGTATCCAAGTAAGAAAGACCAGCCAAGAAGCCCTCTGTTTTGGCTGAAAGGACTTCTCGTAAGAGATCACCAAGCTCGCGTAGTTTCAAATAGAGTTCTCAACGGGCCTGAAAATTACAACCTGACCCGACCCGGCCCGTAGCTTTTAAAGCCCGGACCCGATGTAACCCGACACATCAACATGAATTATCTGCCCGAACCCAGCCCGCGGCCCGACATaaaacatacgttttgactgttaaaccctgacttaggtgaagattcaacacattagcgtgacaatttacttaaataggctacatgtcgttgggaagcttagtttatggccgttaatgtgagcacaataacttaattttgtaaattttaccaaagcgactggtttcgccttgcagggtcacatatttcatcagcaCCTTACATTTTGAGCACTGCACATAACCTGTAGAATTTCCATCAGAATCCAGCACCACTCCAAACACTTTCCAGACCTCTGATTTTCCCATTCCTGTAGTAGCGATGTTGAATTCACCTGCGGCAAGTTTACTTTTCACCAACTCCCATCTTCTTATCCAGGCTAAAGGCTGCACGCAGCGGCGTCAGGTCTACCCCGTCCCTCTCCATAATGCACGTTGCACGCAGTAACCAGACTTTCTTTACGGTGAACAGCAGCGATgattaataaatgtttttttttcactgagcgGAAAAGATTAAGCCCGAGGTCCGACCCGACCCGAGTCATTTGCTTATATTTTCAACCCGGCCCGAACCTGCGGGTCCTGGTGGGTTTGTCGGGCCGACCCGTTGAGAACTCTAGTTTCAAAGGATCTTGCTTAGTTATTTTCGGAAAGGATTCTATCCTGTCAAGGAGCGCCTTTTCGATTACCTCTGGAGCGCCGTAAACCTCTTCGAGGCGGTCCCATGAAGTCTTGAGCCCAATGTCTGGATAACTTATGTGCACAGATCTTATTCTATTTACAGATTCAGAGGACGTATGACCTAGCCACTTGATTAAGAGATCGAGTTCTTCACTCGCTGTGAGATACAGTCCTTGTTTGGCATTAACAAAGGAAGACTTCCACGCCCAATAATTTTCTGGGCGATCATCGAATTTGGTAAGTCCAGCATGAATGAGCTCAAGCCTAGCCAGAAATCGAGCTATGTCACTCATGGCTTCCTCTCCACTGAGAGGTGGATGTGGAAGAGGGGAAGCTAAGTGTTGTGGCAAAGGTTTGAATTCAGACAGGCTGTTAGCCCATGGATTATGCACGCTTCTCACATCCTCTGGGGTTTGCATTAAGGTAACATGCTGCCTCCTGATATTAGAGCGTGGAGGGGGTAAGTGCTGATGTGGGGTGCTCTGAGGCAGTTCTGCAGTATCATCAATATGGCTATTCGGAGCTACAGGTGTCACACTGTGATTAAGATTCCCTTCAGTGTGTGATTGATCGCATGGAGGTGTTACATTAGAATGCTGCTCCACAAAATCTTTTGTGCGCTGTATGGGATCTTCAGCAGAAGCTAAACTTTGTCTAGCGCTTAAGGCTCCTTCGCCTATAGACTCAGCAGCCTCTTGGAATACTATGGCTTCAGCCATTGCGGCAGCTGCCTCCTTTTCGTGCTTCAATGCAATGAGAGCGCCCTCCATACGGACTTGTTCCATTCTAACTTCAAGTTCTTTCTTAGCATAGTGTGCGCGTGCACGCTCTGCCTCTGCTCTAGCTCGCGCCCTGGCTGCCTGCAAGCTTACAGTTGATCTGTTTGAATGCTTAGCCGATTGTGCTGCCTGTGATCTTGTTTCAGAGTTTCCCTTATCCTCCATGACTGTATTTGTGTAGGTCTTACTTGAAAGATACAAAGAACGTGACTGGAGCCCTCTGCACACTGTAGAATGGCCGGATGAGCGCCCACAGATGATACGTTTTTTTTCACTATTCTGTCCCTGCTGTATGTAGCTTCACAACTCGACAGATAGCTAAACAGAAGTCTGATTACTGAAGAAGCCGGAACCAAAGATGTGTAATCTCCAGTGTTTTACTTGAATTCAGCACTCAAACATATTTTGTGAAACTGAAATAcagaaacacaataaagaatgtgtCTTAGAAAAATGTCCATAAACATCACAAATAATACAGTTTGCTGCTAGCTATGAGGCTAGGAAATGTTCTTTAGCATAACACAAAATTCACCTGATTAACTGCAGGCTAATACAAATGCTAAGTCATTAATCTAACATAAAGTACATCATTTACTTACAAACGATGGTTTCTTGAGCTCTCATAAGCCAAATATACAGAGAATAGACTGTAGCcacgcagagagagaggtaaagactGCTGATACAAAATGTGGTCGAAAGAGAAAACTAAACATGCAGACAAAATGGATGCCGTAACCTTAACTACGAAAACAACACAGCTTATTCTAACTGCTACCTAATGTGACCACTAGGCGGAGCTCTAAGAGCAGACATTACAATTATGTTAAGAAAACTGTCTGAATGAATACCAACTCTTGTGGGGGTAtgaattttcttgtttttatgTCTCTAAACAATACGTTTAGGATAAACTGGCTTCGTCAATTCATGAATAATCCATCTTCTATTTGGAACTTTATTCCACACCATATATTCTCTAAAGTGGGTGGCCTCAAATTCCTCTTAATGTGCAACTATAATGTTGAGAAGATTCCCATTAAAATAGCTAACTTCCATAAACAAGTTCTCCTTGCCTGGTCGTTGGCCTACAAACATAATTTTCCCCCTCACAAATACTTAATATGGAATAACAAAGAcatactttttaaaaacaaatctcTCTATCTGGATAATTGGGTAAGCCATGACATTCTTCTGGTGTCTCAactaataaacaacaatggtTTTCTCATCAATTATTCAGAATTTCTTTCTAAGTTTAGCCTTCCTGTCACCCCCTAAGGAATTCACTACAGTCATTGGTGGCATACCTGATGGAGTAGTAATGTTATTAAGAAGTCAGCAAACCTCTGCTGTTTTGCCAAGTCAGGCAGATCTTGACCCTGTGACCTCTGCTGTGGGACAGGTTTGCTTTTcacgaaagaaaaaaaaataacagagaGATACGAGCATTATTCCAAAATTATATTGTTTCAACACCATATGTCATTTCCTACTGGGCTGGGTTATTTGGGGAAATTCCTTGGAAAAAAGTTTGGACATTATCTCTAAAATATCTTCTCACAAATAAAGTGCGTGAAATCTCATACAAACTTATTCATCGATATTATCCCTCTAAGAGTTTTATTGTGAGAATGAAAAAGGACTTGGATGATACATGTACTTTCTGTGAAGGATCCCCAGAAACAAATGCACATTTATTTTGGTTATGTAATTTTTCTGCTAAATTCTGGAAAGACCTGTTGTCATTATTACATGCAAATATCTGTACAAACCTTGAATTTTCttttaaacatgttttatttGGTTTCCATGAGTTTAGTAGAGAGGACAGTAGCATGTTTTGCATCATAAATCTTATTTTTCTACTTGCTAAATACTTTATACACAAATGTAAATACAGCAAAGGCAAGCCTCTTCTATCCGTTTTTCTGAATGAGTTAAGAATATACAACAACTCCTTAGTTTTTACAACCAACCCCAAAGCCATAAAGACTGCACTCCTCCTGGGCTCTTTCCACCTTTTAGATTAAGTTTtgcttaatttattttcattttaatttttatta
Above is a genomic segment from Alosa sapidissima isolate fAloSap1 chromosome 4, fAloSap1.pri, whole genome shotgun sequence containing:
- the LOC121706994 gene encoding uncharacterized protein LOC121706994 — its product is MEDKGNSETRSQAAQSAKHSNRSTVSLQAARARARAEAERARAHYAKKELEVRMEQVRMEGALIALKHEKEAAAAMAEAIVFQEAAESIGEGALSARQSLASAEDPIQRTKDFVEQHSNVTPPCDQSHTEGNLNHSVTPVAPNSHIDDTAELPQSTPHQHLPPPRSNIRRQHVTLMQTPEDVRSVHNPWANSLSEFKPLPQHLASPLPHPPLSGEEAMSDIARFLARLELIHAGLTKFDDRPENYWAWKSSFVNAKQGLYLTASEELDLLIKWLGHTSSESVNRIRSVHISYPDIGLKTSWDRLEEVYGAPEVIEKALLDRIESFPKITKQDPLKLRELGDLLREVLSAKTEGFLAGLSYLDTSRGVNPIIEKLPYPLQEKWINQGSQYKRKHNVSFPPFSFFTDFVCTEAQARNDPSFNFSSGMSQAKPDVGFKKQPQRKIAIAAHKTEVASTVESPPACSASDTPVDPGKHCLFHKNKPHPLKRCRGFRAKPLEERKAFLKDNGVCYRCCSSTTHLAKDCKAVVKCNECESVKHTTALHPGPPPWQRENAAGEHGGEENAQPVV